A genomic segment from Triticum dicoccoides isolate Atlit2015 ecotype Zavitan chromosome 1A, WEW_v2.0, whole genome shotgun sequence encodes:
- the LOC119283743 gene encoding protein MAINTENANCE OF PSII UNDER HIGH LIGHT 1-like isoform X2, with amino-acid sequence MKMACPAQSMLSASSCVLLRSSKPQQATIPRGGGGITGGNRFLTLSCNASSSPDDSECNDVECAPEKEVGSLSVEWLAEERTKVVGTFPPKKKGWTGLVEKDTAGQTNIYSIEPAVYVAESAISSGTAGTSSDGSENTAALTGGLALIFVAGAASILIQIQHCGVQWQVKELLYEENCRHCKTN; translated from the exons ATGAAGATGGCTTGCCCTGCCCAATCCATGCTCTCCGCAAGCAGCTGCGTGCTCCTCAGGAGCAGCAAGCCCCAGCAGGCCACGATTCCGCGAGGAGGAGGGGGCATCACCGGCGGCAACAGGTTCTTGACGCTGTCCTGCAATGCTTCTTCGTCTCCGGACGACTCCGAGTGCAACGACGTGGAGTGCGCCCCGGAGAAGGAG GTCGGGAGCCTGAGCGTGGAGTGGCTGGCGGAGGAGAGGACCAAGGTCGTGGGGACCTTCCCTCCCAAGAAGAAAGGATGGACCGGCCTCGTCGAGAAGGACACCGCCGGCCAGACCAACATCTACTCCATCGAG CCGGCGGTGTACGTGGCGGAGAGCGCCATCAGCTCCGGCACGGCGGGGACGTCGTCCGATGGGTCCGAGAACACCGCGGCGCTCACGGGCGGGCTGGCCCTCATCTTCGTCGCCGGGGCGGCGTCCATCCTCATCCAG ATCCAGCATTGTGGAGTTCAATGGcaggtgaaggaattgttgtatgaaGAAAACTGTAGGCATTGTAAGACAAATTAA
- the LOC119283743 gene encoding protein MAINTENANCE OF PSII UNDER HIGH LIGHT 1-like isoform X3 yields the protein MKMACPAQSMLSASSCVLLRSSKPQQATIPRGGGGITGGNRFLTLSCNASSSPDDSECNDVECAPEKEVGSLSVEWLAEERTKVVGTFPPKKKGWTGLVEKDTAGQTNIYSIEPAVYVAESAISSGTAGTSSDGSENTAALTGGLALIFVAGAASILIQIQHCGVQWQGNNEEPKR from the exons ATGAAGATGGCTTGCCCTGCCCAATCCATGCTCTCCGCAAGCAGCTGCGTGCTCCTCAGGAGCAGCAAGCCCCAGCAGGCCACGATTCCGCGAGGAGGAGGGGGCATCACCGGCGGCAACAGGTTCTTGACGCTGTCCTGCAATGCTTCTTCGTCTCCGGACGACTCCGAGTGCAACGACGTGGAGTGCGCCCCGGAGAAGGAG GTCGGGAGCCTGAGCGTGGAGTGGCTGGCGGAGGAGAGGACCAAGGTCGTGGGGACCTTCCCTCCCAAGAAGAAAGGATGGACCGGCCTCGTCGAGAAGGACACCGCCGGCCAGACCAACATCTACTCCATCGAG CCGGCGGTGTACGTGGCGGAGAGCGCCATCAGCTCCGGCACGGCGGGGACGTCGTCCGATGGGTCCGAGAACACCGCGGCGCTCACGGGCGGGCTGGCCCTCATCTTCGTCGCCGGGGCGGCGTCCATCCTCATCCAG ATCCAGCATTGTGGAGTTCAATGGcag GGAAACAATGAAGAGCCGAAGAGGTGA
- the LOC119283743 gene encoding protein MAINTENANCE OF PSII UNDER HIGH LIGHT 1-like isoform X1, translated as MKMACPAQSMLSASSCVLLRSSKPQQATIPRGGGGITGGNRFLTLSCNASSSPDDSECNDVECAPEKEVGSLSVEWLAEERTKVVGTFPPKKKGWTGLVEKDTAGQTNIYSIEPAVYVAESAISSGTAGTSSDGSENTAALTGGLALIFVAGAASILIQVSKNQPPVQTQYSGPPLSYYVAKFQPAAAAFSVQSSPPVVEPAAPEEAPSDSPTLEAEPSATAEQPSS; from the exons ATGAAGATGGCTTGCCCTGCCCAATCCATGCTCTCCGCAAGCAGCTGCGTGCTCCTCAGGAGCAGCAAGCCCCAGCAGGCCACGATTCCGCGAGGAGGAGGGGGCATCACCGGCGGCAACAGGTTCTTGACGCTGTCCTGCAATGCTTCTTCGTCTCCGGACGACTCCGAGTGCAACGACGTGGAGTGCGCCCCGGAGAAGGAG GTCGGGAGCCTGAGCGTGGAGTGGCTGGCGGAGGAGAGGACCAAGGTCGTGGGGACCTTCCCTCCCAAGAAGAAAGGATGGACCGGCCTCGTCGAGAAGGACACCGCCGGCCAGACCAACATCTACTCCATCGAG CCGGCGGTGTACGTGGCGGAGAGCGCCATCAGCTCCGGCACGGCGGGGACGTCGTCCGATGGGTCCGAGAACACCGCGGCGCTCACGGGCGGGCTGGCCCTCATCTTCGTCGCCGGGGCGGCGTCCATCCTCATCCAGGTGAGCAAGAACCAGCCGCCCGTGCAGACCCAATACTCCGGCCCGCCTCTCAGCTACTACGTCGCCAAGTTCCAGCCGGCCGCCGCGGCATTCTCGGTCCAGTCGAGCCCCCCCGTTGTGGAACCGGCCGCGCCCGAGGAGGCGCCTTCTGATTCACCCACCTTAGAGGCTGAACCTTCGGCAACCGCGGAGCAGCCGTCGTCGTGA